In the genome of Methylophaga nitratireducenticrescens, one region contains:
- the flgL gene encoding flagellar hook-associated protein FlgL has protein sequence MRISTNSITQQGLEAMLRQQNELAKTQLQVSSGKRIQTPSDDPIGAVKMLDLQRQIGLSQQYQDNADVADSRLSTTDGTLKSAGDIMQRIRELAVQALNDTNSTESRRGIAEEINQLNETLVALANTTDSNGEYLFSGYQSDVQPFDTTTYAYNGDGGQRQLRVSDGYLVEINEPGDGLFITQTVAGPNQAIFQTIQDFTTALSTGTVGTAPNDGDFLANMDYAMNASLDARTRIGTRQNAVEQQREINDSSQFSMTTTLSQIEDLDYAEAITQLNLKSVGLQAAQQVYVKVQGLSLFNFL, from the coding sequence ATGCGTATCTCCACAAATAGTATTACTCAACAAGGCCTGGAGGCCATGCTGAGGCAGCAAAATGAATTGGCTAAAACCCAATTACAAGTGTCGTCGGGAAAACGGATTCAAACACCGTCGGATGATCCCATCGGTGCCGTCAAAATGCTGGACTTACAAAGACAAATCGGATTGTCGCAACAGTATCAAGACAATGCCGATGTCGCTGATAGTCGTTTGAGTACAACCGATGGAACACTAAAAAGTGCTGGCGATATTATGCAACGAATTCGTGAGCTGGCAGTACAGGCGCTGAATGATACAAATAGTACTGAATCACGTCGGGGTATTGCCGAAGAGATTAATCAATTGAATGAAACATTGGTCGCCCTGGCAAACACCACGGACTCGAATGGGGAATATCTGTTTTCCGGTTATCAATCTGATGTGCAACCATTTGATACAACAACGTATGCCTATAACGGCGATGGCGGACAACGACAATTACGAGTCAGTGATGGCTATCTGGTTGAGATTAATGAACCAGGTGATGGTTTGTTTATTACCCAGACGGTTGCTGGTCCCAATCAGGCCATTTTCCAGACCATTCAGGATTTTACTACCGCTCTCTCCACCGGAACTGTCGGAACTGCACCGAATGACGGTGATTTTTTGGCGAATATGGATTATGCGATGAATGCATCTCTGGATGCCCGCACACGGATTGGCACACGGCAAAATGCAGTAGAACAACAACGTGAAATCAATGACAGTTCACAGTTCAGTATGACCACCACACTTTCTCAAATAGAAGATCTCGACTATGCTGAAGCTATCACGCAGTTAAATTTGAAATCAGTCGGATTGCAAGCTGCTCAACAGGTTTATGTAAAAGTGCAGGGATTATCTTTGTTTAACTTTTTGTGA
- the rfbG gene encoding CDP-glucose 4,6-dehydratase: MADNCTLEGLGVMFADIYRNKKVLVTGHTGFKGSWLTFWLSQMGAKVHGIALEPDTEPNHWALLKLDIQQKLTDIRDYQTLSEVISDWQPDIVFHLAAQPIVRLSYSEPIETWSTNVMGTVNLLEACRHVPSVKAIVVITSDKCYENHEKKDGYTESDRLGGHDPYSASKAATELVVDSYRKSYFNQQDVLLASARAGNVIGGGDWSVDRLIPDAARSVTKKIPLEVRSPESSRPWQHVLDSLSGYLLLGQKLWEREQSCAQAWNFGPVSGQIATVSDVLESIHAHWPTFTWHIAKRDAQHETICLGINSDKARKQLDWKPVWDLNKATESTALWYKKLVEEGRVDTASQWRNYIEDANKASVCWL, from the coding sequence ATGGCAGACAACTGCACCCTGGAAGGTTTGGGAGTAATGTTTGCTGACATTTATCGTAATAAAAAAGTATTAGTAACGGGTCATACCGGGTTTAAAGGAAGTTGGTTAACATTTTGGTTATCCCAAATGGGGGCCAAAGTGCATGGCATTGCTTTGGAGCCTGATACTGAGCCCAATCATTGGGCTTTATTAAAGCTCGATATTCAACAAAAGCTCACTGATATCCGTGACTATCAAACCTTATCTGAAGTTATTTCAGACTGGCAGCCCGATATAGTTTTTCACTTGGCGGCTCAACCCATTGTCAGGCTTTCATATAGTGAACCTATTGAGACTTGGTCAACCAATGTAATGGGTACTGTTAACTTGTTAGAAGCCTGTCGTCACGTACCTTCGGTTAAAGCCATTGTGGTTATCACCAGTGATAAGTGCTATGAGAATCATGAAAAAAAAGACGGATACACGGAATCTGATCGTCTGGGCGGTCATGATCCTTACAGTGCTTCCAAAGCGGCGACAGAACTGGTTGTTGATAGTTACCGAAAATCATATTTCAATCAGCAAGATGTTTTATTGGCCTCTGCCCGAGCAGGGAATGTCATTGGCGGGGGAGACTGGTCGGTAGATCGATTGATCCCGGATGCTGCCAGAAGTGTCACAAAAAAAATTCCATTAGAAGTTCGGTCTCCAGAATCCTCAAGGCCATGGCAACATGTTTTGGACTCCTTGAGTGGTTATCTGCTATTGGGGCAAAAATTATGGGAGCGAGAGCAATCTTGCGCTCAGGCCTGGAATTTTGGTCCTGTCTCGGGGCAAATTGCCACAGTGAGTGATGTGCTGGAGTCCATCCATGCACATTGGCCAACATTTACATGGCATATTGCAAAACGAGACGCACAACATGAGACAATCTGTCTTGGTATTAATAGTGACAAAGCTCGTAAACAATTAGATTGGAAGCCCGTCTGGGACTTGAATAAAGCCACTGAAAGTACAGCGCTTTGGTACAAGAAATTAGTAGAAGAAGGGCGGGTGGATACAGCAAGTCAGTGGCGAAATTATATTGAAGACGCCAACAAAGCAAGTGTCTGCTGGTTATGA
- a CDS encoding NAD-dependent epimerase/dehydratase family protein, whose translation MKLLVTGATGFIGNHFVVQALRQGHQITVITRDKSNVLNTGWGHQVDSIEADIEQPETKLPDTIASHDALIHLAWSGLPNYQQSFHLDIVLPAHKQFLQTMIEAGTKHILVTGTCLEYGKQEGRLTESMPVFPDVSYAQAKDHLRQWLISMQKQRPFILQWCRLFYTYGSGQHANSLLSQLEQAIENGDPVFNMSGGEQVRDYLAVETVAQYLLKVIERQDCNGILNICSGEPITILELVKNFIAARQSNIELNLGYYPYPDYEAMAFWGDAGKLNQWIIS comes from the coding sequence ATGAAATTACTGGTCACAGGGGCCACCGGATTTATCGGAAATCATTTCGTCGTTCAAGCACTTCGACAAGGGCATCAGATCACGGTAATTACACGAGATAAATCGAATGTTCTCAATACGGGTTGGGGACATCAGGTCGATAGTATTGAAGCTGACATAGAGCAACCCGAGACTAAGTTGCCTGACACGATAGCCAGTCATGATGCACTCATTCATTTAGCGTGGAGTGGGCTGCCAAATTATCAACAAAGCTTTCATCTGGACATTGTTTTACCGGCACACAAGCAGTTTTTACAAACCATGATTGAGGCTGGAACCAAACATATTCTGGTGACGGGAACCTGCCTTGAATATGGTAAACAAGAAGGACGACTTACGGAATCTATGCCGGTATTTCCAGATGTCTCCTATGCTCAGGCAAAAGATCATCTTAGGCAATGGTTAATTTCCATGCAGAAACAGCGACCTTTTATACTTCAATGGTGTCGTTTGTTTTACACGTATGGCTCAGGCCAACATGCAAACAGTCTGTTATCTCAATTAGAGCAGGCGATTGAAAATGGCGACCCTGTTTTTAATATGTCTGGCGGCGAACAGGTAAGAGATTATCTGGCTGTTGAGACTGTGGCGCAATATTTGCTTAAAGTCATAGAACGACAAGATTGTAACGGTATCCTCAATATATGCAGTGGCGAGCCGATAACCATTTTAGAGTTGGTGAAAAATTTTATAGCTGCGCGCCAAAGCAATATAGAACTTAATCTGGGGTATTACCCATATCCAGATTATGAAGCTATGGCGTTTTGGGGGGATGCAGGCAAATTAAATCAATGGATAATATCTTGA
- a CDS encoding radical SAM protein produces MKAVVKPRINLEERTALQDVIPLATPMIVFVDPASACNFECTFCPTGHKDLIKDTGRFVGRMKFEVFQKVIDDLAGFDKPIKVLRMYKDGEPLLNKEMAKMVAYAKQSPFVEYIDTTTNGSLMTPERMGPIIEAGLDKINISVDGMNKEQYKKFTNFNFDFEQFVENVKWLYANKGNCEIVMKIPKELITEKQQQEFFDVFGDYCDRISLENFAPCWPQFDVEEKTGIEITEGIYNQPITRTDTCPYIFYGMSVNADGLVSSCFLDWERRLIVGDIREHSLREIWNSTEFNNLRLQHLEGRRNEHPVCNNCGQLTHCLPDNIDPYQPVLLERFKAHLASR; encoded by the coding sequence ATGAAAGCTGTAGTTAAACCTAGAATTAATTTGGAGGAGCGCACTGCTTTACAGGATGTCATCCCTTTAGCTACGCCAATGATCGTATTTGTTGATCCTGCCAGTGCCTGTAATTTTGAATGTACTTTTTGCCCTACAGGTCATAAAGATCTGATTAAAGATACTGGCCGTTTTGTTGGCAGAATGAAGTTCGAAGTATTTCAGAAAGTGATTGATGATCTGGCTGGCTTTGATAAGCCCATAAAAGTGTTGAGAATGTATAAAGATGGCGAGCCATTACTGAATAAAGAGATGGCAAAGATGGTCGCTTATGCCAAACAAAGCCCGTTTGTGGAATATATTGACACCACGACCAATGGCTCTTTGATGACCCCTGAGAGGATGGGGCCTATCATTGAGGCAGGCTTAGATAAAATTAATATCTCTGTTGATGGCATGAACAAAGAGCAGTACAAAAAATTTACCAATTTCAACTTTGATTTTGAACAGTTTGTAGAAAACGTCAAATGGTTATATGCCAATAAAGGCAATTGTGAAATTGTAATGAAAATTCCTAAAGAGCTTATTACTGAAAAACAGCAACAGGAATTTTTTGACGTATTTGGCGATTATTGTGATCGTATTTCGTTGGAAAACTTCGCGCCTTGTTGGCCTCAATTTGATGTCGAAGAAAAAACCGGGATAGAGATTACAGAAGGAATTTATAACCAACCTATTACCCGAACCGATACCTGCCCATACATTTTCTATGGCATGTCAGTCAATGCCGATGGATTGGTGAGCTCTTGTTTCCTTGATTGGGAGCGACGCTTGATTGTGGGTGATATACGTGAGCACAGCTTACGGGAAATATGGAATTCGACCGAGTTTAACAATTTACGCCTTCAGCATTTGGAAGGAAGACGCAACGAACATCCTGTCTGCAATAATTGTGGCCAACTGACGCACTGTCTGCCTGACAATATTGACCCTTATCAACCTGTCTTACTCGAACGATTCAAGGCACATTTGGCGAGTCGGTAG
- a CDS encoding class I SAM-dependent methyltransferase: MNCRHCKKPLIHTFLDLGVAPPSNAYLTAEQLTQPETKFPLKLYVCDQCWLVQTEDVTAADNLFTHDYAYFSSVSQGWLLHAERYCHQITQRLQLDQNSLVVEVAANDGYLLKNFVAAAIPCLGIEPTDSTADHAEKLGIPIIREFFGEQLAQQLTEQGKQAELIIGNNVYAHVPDINDFTAGLKALLKNEGTITLEFPHLLQLIQHRQFDTVYHEHFSYLSLTTVCHIFDQAGLRVFDVETLPTHGGSLRIYACHEGDKRSTQPTVISLLVEEKTFGLSTLSTYTGFQWYAEQIKQQLIDFLTKQKRLNKSVIAYGAAAKGNTLLNYAGISTDLLPLVVDAAASKQGKFLPGSHIPILAPDQITLEKPDFVLILPWNIADEVMQQQGHIRQWGGQFVTAIPQLKVLP, encoded by the coding sequence ATGAACTGCAGGCATTGTAAAAAACCATTAATCCATACGTTTCTGGATCTTGGCGTGGCCCCACCCTCAAACGCCTATTTAACGGCTGAACAACTTACCCAGCCTGAAACAAAATTTCCATTAAAGCTGTATGTGTGTGATCAGTGTTGGTTGGTCCAGACAGAAGATGTCACTGCGGCGGATAACCTGTTTACACATGATTACGCCTATTTTTCCTCAGTTTCACAAGGCTGGTTATTGCATGCTGAACGCTACTGTCATCAGATTACCCAACGCCTGCAGCTGGATCAGAATAGTTTGGTCGTCGAAGTCGCGGCGAATGATGGCTATTTATTAAAAAACTTTGTGGCTGCAGCAATTCCTTGTTTAGGTATTGAGCCTACTGACAGCACTGCTGACCATGCTGAAAAATTGGGGATCCCTATCATTCGTGAGTTTTTTGGTGAGCAACTGGCGCAACAACTTACTGAACAAGGTAAACAGGCTGAGCTGATCATTGGTAATAACGTTTATGCACATGTACCGGATATAAACGATTTCACAGCGGGATTAAAGGCCCTGCTTAAAAATGAGGGAACCATTACTTTAGAGTTCCCACACTTGCTTCAGCTCATTCAGCATCGACAGTTTGATACGGTTTACCATGAGCATTTTTCCTACCTCTCTCTCACCACAGTCTGTCATATCTTTGACCAGGCCGGATTAAGAGTTTTTGATGTAGAAACACTGCCAACCCATGGTGGTAGCTTGAGAATTTATGCCTGCCATGAGGGTGATAAACGCAGTACCCAACCCACCGTCATCAGTTTATTAGTGGAAGAAAAAACCTTTGGATTATCCACCCTGAGCACCTATACCGGATTCCAATGGTATGCCGAACAAATTAAACAGCAGTTAATTGATTTTTTAACCAAGCAAAAGCGATTGAACAAATCAGTGATAGCGTATGGTGCAGCAGCAAAAGGTAATACCTTACTCAACTATGCTGGTATCTCAACTGATTTACTGCCTTTGGTGGTAGATGCTGCAGCATCAAAGCAAGGAAAATTTCTTCCAGGATCGCATATTCCGATTTTAGCACCCGATCAAATCACCTTAGAAAAACCAGATTTTGTATTGATTTTGCCCTGGAATATTGCTGATGAGGTGATGCAACAGCAGGGGCATATTCGGCAATGGGGTGGACAGTTTGTCACGGCTATTCCGCAGTTGAAGGTTTTACCATGA
- a CDS encoding radical SAM/SPASM domain-containing protein: MKAEVKSKLNPEDRVELQNVIPLETPFLLYVDPSSACNFRCQFCPTGHIDLIKNSDYKRSLMGLGLFEKLIDELAEFSQPLKVMRMNKIGEPLLNKQLPEMIALAKNSGRVQHIDLATNGALFTEELLTKMISAGLDRLNISLEGINAEQYLQHAKVKIDFPDFVRKIKWLYANKGDCEVTIKVPGNYLSPDQQREFYDTFGEYCDRIFVESIAPIWPEFDIEERSGFEVQMDQGQYQQSLEEKSVCSYLFYAMAVNADGTISACCPDWDQKLVIGDLKEQTLKQIWNSEKMMELRVLHLEGQRKTNPICRNCGHIKYAQVDNIDRYKEVLLTKLNASR; the protein is encoded by the coding sequence ATGAAAGCTGAAGTTAAATCAAAACTCAACCCGGAAGACAGAGTCGAGTTGCAGAATGTGATTCCTTTAGAAACACCTTTTCTGCTGTATGTCGATCCTTCCAGTGCCTGTAACTTTCGGTGTCAGTTTTGTCCGACTGGGCACATTGATTTGATTAAAAACTCTGATTACAAACGAAGTTTGATGGGGTTAGGATTGTTCGAAAAATTAATTGATGAGCTAGCTGAATTTTCGCAACCACTGAAAGTGATGCGAATGAATAAGATTGGTGAGCCCTTATTAAATAAGCAGCTTCCAGAAATGATTGCCTTAGCCAAAAACAGTGGACGTGTTCAGCATATTGATCTTGCCACCAATGGCGCTTTGTTTACGGAAGAGTTGCTGACAAAAATGATTTCAGCGGGGTTGGATCGTCTGAATATCTCATTGGAAGGCATTAATGCTGAGCAATATCTGCAGCACGCAAAAGTTAAAATAGATTTCCCTGATTTTGTTAGAAAAATCAAATGGCTATATGCCAATAAAGGCGACTGTGAAGTGACCATAAAAGTCCCTGGTAACTATCTTAGTCCTGATCAGCAGCGAGAGTTTTACGATACTTTTGGCGAGTATTGCGATCGAATTTTTGTGGAAAGCATAGCCCCCATCTGGCCTGAATTTGATATAGAAGAAAGAAGTGGCTTTGAGGTGCAGATGGACCAAGGTCAATATCAGCAAAGTCTGGAAGAAAAAAGCGTGTGCAGTTATCTTTTTTATGCCATGGCTGTGAATGCGGATGGAACCATCAGTGCGTGCTGTCCCGACTGGGATCAAAAACTGGTCATTGGGGATTTAAAAGAGCAAACGCTCAAGCAAATATGGAACTCTGAAAAAATGATGGAGCTAAGAGTTCTTCATCTGGAAGGTCAGCGAAAGACCAATCCGATTTGCCGTAACTGTGGCCATATTAAATATGCTCAAGTTGATAATATTGATCGCTACAAAGAAGTACTTTTAACCAAGTTAAATGCGAGCAGGTAA
- a CDS encoding glycosyltransferase family 4 protein, with translation MKVIHLTPHLGGGVGRALSGLLQPSEHHVEHVFVCLEQAEKDHFIKLIIASGYQVIVEPDEQHLKQLITDADIVQLEWWRHPTTISALLKCCHLPMRLVVWCHVSGLYNEIIPDALLEKSSRFIMTSACTYQAESIQSMLEVNNEKLAVIHSNNGLENWPRSAACQPQKPLSVGYLGSFNFAKLHPDYIYYLSKVELTPFTVTMIGDDFNADTLIAQTKRLGRTDLLMFTGYIHDVAKSLDKINVLAYLQNPRHYGTNENALLEAMAMGIVPLVLNNPAECEIVEHGKTGLVVNDQASFAEAILWLQQHPQQRTEIGENAAAFVRQRHASGKMQRAFDEQYNLAMQTQKKTIAFDDIFGETPAQWFLSCQQHAELFKNDGFVERPEDDYLRHSMMEETKGSALHFHRYFPQDKLLTKWATGVASLC, from the coding sequence GTGAAAGTAATTCACCTCACTCCACATCTGGGAGGAGGGGTTGGGCGGGCATTATCAGGTTTGCTTCAACCATCAGAACATCATGTGGAGCATGTGTTTGTTTGTTTAGAGCAGGCTGAAAAAGATCATTTTATAAAGTTGATCATCGCTTCTGGCTATCAAGTAATAGTCGAACCTGATGAGCAACATCTAAAACAACTGATAACCGATGCAGATATCGTGCAACTGGAATGGTGGCGCCATCCAACAACTATTTCGGCTTTATTAAAATGCTGTCATCTGCCAATGAGGCTGGTGGTCTGGTGCCATGTTTCTGGTTTATATAATGAAATTATTCCTGACGCACTACTGGAAAAGTCTTCACGCTTTATTATGACGTCAGCCTGCACCTATCAGGCTGAATCAATACAGTCCATGCTGGAAGTAAATAACGAAAAGTTGGCGGTTATTCATAGCAATAATGGTCTGGAAAATTGGCCCAGATCGGCAGCCTGTCAGCCACAAAAACCTTTGTCTGTAGGTTATCTTGGGAGTTTTAACTTCGCTAAATTGCATCCAGACTACATTTATTATCTGTCTAAGGTTGAATTAACACCCTTCACAGTGACGATGATTGGCGACGACTTTAATGCCGACACGCTGATAGCACAAACGAAGCGTTTAGGCCGAACTGATTTGTTAATGTTTACTGGTTACATACATGATGTCGCCAAATCATTAGATAAAATTAATGTGTTGGCGTATCTACAAAATCCGAGACACTATGGAACCAATGAAAATGCCTTGCTGGAAGCAATGGCAATGGGCATCGTGCCATTGGTGTTAAATAATCCTGCTGAGTGTGAAATTGTTGAGCATGGTAAAACCGGTCTAGTGGTTAACGATCAGGCGAGTTTTGCTGAAGCGATTCTATGGCTGCAACAGCATCCTCAACAACGAACAGAAATTGGGGAAAATGCAGCAGCATTTGTTCGTCAACGTCATGCATCAGGGAAAATGCAGCGAGCCTTTGATGAACAATACAACTTGGCGATGCAAACACAAAAAAAGACAATTGCCTTTGATGACATTTTTGGGGAAACACCTGCCCAGTGGTTCTTATCCTGCCAACAACATGCAGAATTATTTAAAAACGATGGCTTTGTTGAGCGTCCAGAGGATGATTATTTGCGTCATAGCATGATGGAGGAAACAAAAGGATCAGCATTACATTTTCACCGTTATTTTCCACAGGATAAGCTGCTGACTAAATGGGCCACAGGAGTAGCTTCATTATGCTGA
- the rfbF gene encoding glucose-1-phosphate cytidylyltransferase, with protein MKAVILAGGLGTRISEESHLKPKPMITIGGKPIIWHIMKQYSHYGVNEFIICLGYKGYVVKEYFANYFLHMSDVTFDMANNEMQVHEKHVEPWKITLIETGEDTQTGGRLKKVRDYIGNETFCFTYGDGVSDINIQKLIEFHQSHGKLATVTAIQPPGRYGALNLNSESVEQFQEKPAGDGSWINGGFFVLEPEVIEFIDGPTTAWEESPLKKLADQQALMAYRHTGFWKAMDTLRDKVSLENLWQTTAPWKVWE; from the coding sequence ATGAAAGCAGTCATTCTTGCCGGTGGCCTTGGCACCAGAATAAGTGAAGAGTCTCATCTCAAACCCAAACCCATGATTACCATTGGTGGCAAACCTATTATTTGGCATATCATGAAACAGTACTCTCACTACGGTGTTAATGAGTTCATTATCTGTCTGGGCTACAAGGGATATGTTGTTAAAGAGTATTTCGCTAATTACTTCCTGCATATGTCAGATGTGACGTTTGATATGGCTAATAATGAAATGCAAGTCCATGAAAAGCATGTTGAGCCATGGAAAATCACGTTGATTGAAACAGGGGAAGATACTCAAACTGGCGGACGTTTAAAGAAAGTAAGAGATTATATTGGCAATGAAACATTTTGCTTTACTTACGGTGATGGCGTTTCCGATATTAATATTCAAAAACTGATTGAGTTCCATCAATCACATGGCAAGTTAGCCACGGTTACAGCTATTCAACCACCTGGTCGATATGGTGCACTTAATTTAAATAGTGAGAGTGTTGAACAGTTTCAAGAAAAACCAGCAGGTGATGGCTCATGGATCAATGGCGGTTTTTTTGTGCTGGAACCCGAGGTTATTGAGTTTATAGATGGTCCAACGACAGCATGGGAAGAGTCACCGTTAAAAAAACTGGCTGACCAGCAGGCTTTAATGGCCTATCGCCATACGGGATTTTGGAAAGCAATGGATACGCTACGTGATAAAGTCAGCCTGGAAAATCTATGGCAGACAACTGCACCCTGGAAGGTTTGGGAGTAA
- a CDS encoding FkbM family methyltransferase → MLRQFDSLPDMAMVKQLVYQLVQQKITDPGRHVDKPLVFYGAGNLGRMAKLYCDRLGIKIDAVVDQQANQHRQDPFWQDVTLLLPEEVPLQLKLSSLLAICVANTVFYPLQETLTEQGWQDVVHFYDISEAYRDKHPLSNGWFCAQLSTEEAEQILTVMEQWNDPQSRAYHLQFIAWRHLRQDWLFAGAEMQPDNRYLIPEVKSVVHQQEVIADIGAHHGETSLLLLDAVDYHYESLWIFEPDPDNLSLIQSKLSKLISRDQVHLYGTALSNVSGRRQFFAGAGYACQLTEIGDTTISVKTFDAFDVPVTFMKLHLEGEELNVLQGAEKTLRKHRPIVASTAYHNSLGLYKMAAWLMKTLDNYQFFFRMHSGCGTGAVIYAIPSERYQRANNAGVNNES, encoded by the coding sequence ATGCTGAGGCAATTTGATTCATTACCTGATATGGCAATGGTCAAACAGCTTGTGTATCAATTGGTGCAGCAAAAGATAACCGATCCTGGCCGTCATGTGGATAAACCACTTGTGTTTTACGGGGCTGGGAATTTGGGCAGAATGGCTAAACTGTATTGTGATCGACTGGGCATTAAAATTGATGCTGTGGTGGATCAGCAAGCGAATCAGCATCGGCAGGATCCTTTTTGGCAAGATGTAACCTTGCTTCTTCCCGAAGAAGTACCATTACAATTAAAACTCTCATCTTTATTAGCCATATGTGTTGCCAATACGGTGTTTTATCCGTTACAGGAAACATTGACTGAACAGGGGTGGCAAGATGTGGTGCACTTCTATGATATTAGCGAAGCTTATCGCGATAAGCACCCACTTAGTAATGGTTGGTTTTGCGCTCAGCTATCAACGGAAGAGGCAGAACAGATTTTAACTGTGATGGAGCAGTGGAACGATCCTCAGTCTCGCGCCTACCACCTTCAGTTCATTGCTTGGCGGCACCTTCGTCAAGATTGGCTGTTTGCTGGGGCTGAAATGCAACCAGATAACCGCTATTTGATTCCAGAAGTGAAGTCAGTCGTGCATCAGCAAGAAGTTATTGCTGATATTGGTGCTCATCATGGAGAAACGTCTTTATTGCTTCTGGATGCTGTCGATTATCACTATGAGTCGTTATGGATATTTGAACCTGATCCTGACAATCTGTCCCTGATACAGTCGAAGCTGTCGAAACTTATCAGCCGAGACCAAGTTCATCTGTATGGTACAGCCTTGTCAAATGTTTCAGGGAGGCGTCAATTTTTTGCTGGCGCGGGATATGCATGTCAGCTTACCGAAATCGGTGATACCACTATTAGTGTTAAGACATTTGATGCCTTTGATGTGCCGGTAACCTTCATGAAATTACATCTGGAAGGGGAGGAGCTGAATGTGTTGCAAGGGGCCGAAAAAACATTGCGTAAACATCGACCCATCGTGGCAAGCACGGCTTATCACAATAGTTTAGGACTATACAAAATGGCAGCGTGGTTAATGAAAACATTAGATAACTACCAGTTCTTTTTCCGGATGCACAGTGGTTGCGGCACAGGCGCCGTAATTTACGCGATACCATCGGAACGTTATCAGCGAGCCAACAATGCTGGAGTCAATAATGAAAGCTGA
- a CDS encoding dTDP-4-dehydrorhamnose 3,5-epimerase family protein, producing MTKQLISLDIPDAFVIKQTSFTDQRGQFSRLFCQKTLAPILAHREVKQVNFSRTTIQGTVRGLHYQRSPEAEMKFIRCIQGSVWDVMVDLRPDSPTFLQWHAEELSQENNTMIVIPEGCAHGFQALAAESELIYFHTAFYAEMAEAGVHVQDPDLAIDWPLPVNNLSIRDAELPTVEKWLKDLSG from the coding sequence ATGACAAAGCAACTGATATCGCTGGATATTCCTGATGCTTTTGTCATCAAACAAACTTCGTTTACAGATCAGCGAGGACAGTTTTCCAGATTGTTTTGCCAGAAAACATTGGCCCCTATCCTTGCCCACCGCGAAGTTAAACAAGTGAACTTCAGCCGAACGACAATTCAGGGTACTGTTAGAGGACTGCATTATCAGCGTTCTCCTGAGGCCGAAATGAAGTTTATCCGTTGTATTCAAGGCAGTGTATGGGATGTCATGGTGGATTTACGGCCTGATTCTCCGACCTTTCTCCAATGGCATGCTGAAGAATTGAGTCAGGAAAACAATACGATGATCGTCATTCCAGAAGGTTGTGCGCACGGTTTTCAGGCATTAGCGGCAGAAAGTGAATTAATTTACTTTCATACCGCTTTTTATGCCGAAATGGCTGAAGCGGGCGTCCATGTTCAAGACCCTGATTTAGCGATCGATTGGCCACTGCCGGTAAATAACTTATCGATAAGAGATGCCGAATTACCGACAGTGGAGAAGTGGTTAAAGGATTTATCTGGATGA